The following coding sequences lie in one Sphingopyxis macrogoltabida genomic window:
- a CDS encoding acyl-CoA dehydrogenase family protein: MMGALYDGQVLEGGAVADISSDQDLQEFRSEVRRFVGDHVPEALARRILLGKPASKDELLAWHRALFEKGWIAPGWPVAFGGTGWDISTRWAFETELALLGAPPLIPMGLITVGPVLIAYGNEAQQRQYLPRILDGSDIWCQGFSEPGAGSDLASLKCRATRVDGGYRIDGTKIWTTQAHWSDKCLLLARTDVRGKKQDGISMFAVDMASPGIDIRPIITLDGLHVLNQLFFDDVFVPEGNLIGEEGCAWDILKSNIGHERILVSSPGFAVTLRRRLLDVAQRTDRDGRRPIENSRLRDRIVLLDVRLQALQATALRVLDIPDLTVRPEASLLKIRGTELHQDYTRLIGEVLGTASLPYDLEAMYSATDESNARFDAITPNYLFLRKASISAGTNEVQRDIIAKSVLS, encoded by the coding sequence ATGATGGGCGCGCTCTACGACGGGCAAGTGCTTGAGGGCGGGGCAGTGGCCGATATATCTTCCGATCAGGATCTGCAGGAATTCCGAAGCGAGGTGCGGCGTTTCGTCGGCGACCACGTCCCCGAAGCACTGGCGCGCCGCATATTACTCGGCAAGCCGGCTTCGAAGGACGAACTGCTCGCGTGGCACCGCGCACTTTTCGAAAAGGGATGGATCGCGCCGGGTTGGCCGGTGGCGTTTGGGGGTACCGGATGGGATATCTCCACGCGCTGGGCCTTTGAAACCGAACTGGCGCTTCTGGGCGCGCCGCCCCTCATTCCCATGGGGCTTATCACCGTGGGACCGGTGCTGATCGCATATGGCAACGAAGCGCAACAGCGGCAGTATCTACCCCGGATTCTGGATGGGTCCGACATATGGTGTCAGGGATTTTCAGAACCGGGGGCCGGTTCGGACCTTGCATCGTTAAAGTGCCGGGCAACGCGGGTCGACGGCGGTTATCGCATTGATGGCACAAAGATATGGACGACGCAGGCCCACTGGTCCGACAAGTGCCTGCTCTTGGCGCGGACCGACGTGAGGGGCAAGAAGCAGGACGGCATATCGATGTTCGCCGTCGATATGGCTAGTCCGGGGATCGATATCCGACCAATTATCACGCTTGATGGTCTGCACGTCCTCAATCAGCTGTTTTTCGACGATGTCTTTGTCCCGGAAGGGAATCTGATTGGCGAGGAAGGGTGCGCTTGGGACATTTTAAAGTCGAACATCGGCCATGAACGCATTCTCGTTTCCAGTCCCGGGTTTGCAGTCACCTTACGCCGGCGGCTGCTTGACGTGGCGCAACGCACTGATCGCGATGGCCGGCGACCAATAGAAAATTCACGGCTAAGGGATCGCATTGTCCTGCTCGACGTCCGACTTCAGGCGCTTCAGGCGACGGCGTTGCGTGTCCTTGATATCCCGGACCTGACCGTTCGACCGGAGGCGTCGCTGCTCAAGATCCGAGGGACCGAGCTTCACCAAGACTATACGCGGCTGATCGGGGAAGTCTTGGGGACGGCATCACTGCCTTACGATCTCGAGGCAATGTATTCCGCGACGGATGAAAGTAACGCGCGCTTCGATGCGATCACGCCCAATTATCTCTTTCTCCGGAAGGCGTCGATCTCCGCCGGGACGAACGAGGTGCAGCGAGACATAATCGCCAAGTCGGTATTGTCATGA
- a CDS encoding acyl-CoA dehydrogenase family protein, with protein MSAVNHLSDDQRMLHESAGAFARTLAKRLVNAIDHPWRQLWPEFAQQGWLSVLDPVDEGGFGGSFVDQALLAAALGEQIQSTPFMVSGSTASLTLRYGSGAWLQRHSQDVRSGRLRIALASEETPLDPMGASIRTHAERHGDGYRLSGAKRMILYGGDAEAFFVSATTDEIGPAVFIIPAASHGISVDAYRLIDGTQAADICFESVLLPSSVRLQLSGEDAKQVIDEAIWSSTFLAVSEGLGCLETSLEATKNHLSTREQFGRPLSASQVLRHRLADIYIAIEELRSLILAAATAGGWRERSTALSAAKIQLGHAGIWAIEQCVQLHGAMGVTEECAVGQALKRMTVLDRLFGGADFHIGRLSEDMLRGPS; from the coding sequence ATGAGTGCCGTCAATCACTTATCCGATGACCAGCGCATGCTGCACGAAAGCGCAGGCGCGTTTGCTCGCACGCTGGCCAAGCGCCTGGTAAATGCCATCGACCATCCATGGCGGCAACTGTGGCCTGAATTTGCCCAGCAGGGATGGCTGTCTGTGTTGGACCCGGTCGATGAAGGTGGCTTTGGCGGATCGTTCGTCGATCAGGCGCTGCTCGCCGCCGCTTTGGGAGAGCAAATCCAATCAACGCCTTTCATGGTTTCCGGTTCGACCGCGTCTCTCACGTTGCGATATGGATCCGGTGCATGGCTTCAACGCCATAGCCAAGATGTTCGGTCTGGCAGGCTCAGAATCGCGCTTGCCAGCGAAGAAACGCCGCTCGATCCCATGGGCGCGTCCATTCGCACCCATGCGGAACGCCATGGCGACGGATATCGGCTATCCGGGGCGAAGCGGATGATCCTTTATGGCGGGGACGCGGAGGCATTTTTCGTAAGTGCAACCACAGACGAAATCGGTCCCGCAGTCTTCATTATTCCCGCCGCCTCGCACGGAATCTCCGTCGATGCCTATCGACTGATCGATGGCACACAGGCAGCGGATATATGTTTTGAATCCGTCTTACTGCCGTCGTCTGTCCGCCTGCAGTTGAGTGGTGAGGATGCAAAACAGGTAATCGATGAGGCCATCTGGTCATCGACCTTCCTTGCCGTGAGCGAGGGGCTGGGCTGCCTGGAAACGAGTCTCGAAGCGACCAAAAATCACTTGTCCACACGCGAGCAATTCGGCCGACCGTTGTCCGCATCGCAAGTTTTGCGGCACCGGCTCGCGGATATCTACATCGCAATCGAGGAGTTGCGCTCTTTGATTCTCGCGGCGGCGACCGCGGGCGGTTGGCGGGAGCGCAGCACCGCTCTCAGCGCTGCCAAAATCCAGCTCGGTCATGCGGGCATTTGGGCGATCGAACAATGTGTGCAGCTGCACGGCGCAATGGGCGTGACGGAGGAGTGTGCCGTTGGCCAGGCGCTAAAGCGCATGACCGTCCTAGACCGCCTGTTCGGCGGAGCGGATTTCCATATCGGCAGACTAAGCGAGGACATGCTGAGGGGACCATCATAA
- a CDS encoding amidohydrolase family protein: MTKENADVVFDADQHYYEPVDAFTRHLPKGWGPRTVQRADVGGKVRLLVAGKINMTVNNPTFDPIVKPGAMTEYFRGNPQKKTLDQCLAEREPIPASYRDPVARLKIMDAQDVKYVWMLPTLGMAYEEGMQEDPVAAAVAFHAFNEWLLDDWGFVHSGRIFSSPYLAMGDVDAAVREVDWMLEKGAKVIVVRPSAVYTKDGWKSPGNPMFDPIWARIEEAGVVLVPHVAEVGGFGLDRYAPYDPNIIGEGASPLQASVGHERPIMNYLAALVCDRLFERFPNLHIASIENGAEFLPGLLKGLHRASFLIPDYFKGDPVEMFKRNVWVAPFWEDNIDEAIELIGADRVLFGSDWPHPEGMLNPRDFEHEIGPDNLPSVNRKIMFENAAYLTGIG; the protein is encoded by the coding sequence ATGACCAAAGAAAATGCAGACGTCGTGTTTGACGCCGATCAACATTATTACGAACCGGTGGATGCCTTTACACGTCATCTACCCAAAGGGTGGGGGCCGCGCACCGTGCAACGCGCAGACGTAGGCGGCAAGGTGCGACTTCTTGTCGCTGGCAAGATCAATATGACCGTTAACAATCCGACTTTCGATCCGATCGTCAAGCCGGGCGCCATGACCGAGTATTTTCGCGGAAACCCGCAAAAAAAAACGCTCGACCAGTGTCTCGCAGAGCGCGAACCGATTCCGGCATCTTATCGTGACCCTGTCGCCCGATTGAAGATAATGGACGCACAAGATGTCAAATATGTCTGGATGCTTCCGACGCTTGGCATGGCTTATGAGGAAGGGATGCAGGAAGATCCCGTTGCTGCAGCGGTAGCATTTCATGCCTTCAATGAATGGCTGCTCGATGACTGGGGCTTCGTGCATTCCGGGCGGATTTTCAGCAGCCCATATTTGGCGATGGGCGACGTCGACGCGGCCGTGCGAGAAGTCGACTGGATGCTCGAAAAGGGTGCCAAAGTGATCGTCGTACGGCCCAGCGCAGTTTACACGAAAGATGGCTGGAAATCGCCGGGCAATCCGATGTTCGATCCAATCTGGGCCCGCATCGAAGAAGCCGGCGTTGTGCTCGTACCGCATGTCGCTGAAGTGGGCGGTTTCGGGCTTGACCGTTATGCGCCCTATGACCCCAACATCATCGGCGAGGGGGCATCGCCGCTTCAAGCTTCGGTGGGACATGAACGCCCCATCATGAACTATCTCGCAGCACTCGTCTGCGATCGCCTGTTCGAACGTTTTCCCAATCTGCACATCGCGTCGATCGAAAACGGCGCGGAGTTTCTTCCCGGCCTTTTAAAGGGGCTGCATCGTGCGAGCTTCCTAATCCCCGACTATTTCAAGGGGGACCCCGTGGAGATGTTCAAGCGGAACGTTTGGGTCGCACCTTTTTGGGAAGACAATATCGACGAGGCGATCGAATTGATCGGCGCTGATCGCGTCCTCTTCGGATCGGATTGGCCGCATCCTGAAGGCATGCTCAATCCCCGCGACTTCGAGCATGAAATTGGCCCGGATAATCTTCCATCCGTAAACCGCAAGATTATGTTTGAAAACGCCGCTTACTTGACCGGCATTGGCTGA
- a CDS encoding aldehyde dehydrogenase → MTPATIAPLEHPDRLFINGDWVKPAGTGMIDVIDSASENIFARVAEAGNGDIDRAVVAARRAFDEGPWPRMSHSQRAGFLHAIADELDARVTDLAHIWTSESGILASDASQGSAGLGPFFRYYADLAETFPFVERHTPSQGNVGLLVREPVGVVAAIIPWNGPAFLLAAKCAPALLAGCTIVLKASPEAPASAYLFAEICGKVGIPKGVVNVLTADREVSELLVRHSGVDKVTFTGSTAAGRRIASICGDRVARCTLELGGKSAGVILDDYDLESAATTIAAAAPYLAGQVCASLTRIIVSRSRHDAFVEALAASFGSLRVGDPNDAASQMGPLATGRQRERVESCVAQGKADGALLVAGGKRPPQFDRGFYFEPTVFANVDNNLAIAQKEIFGPVLCVIPVDDERDAIKIANDTIYGLNASVFTNDIDRAYSFGRKLRSGTVGHNSYRNDFTIAFGGFKQSGIGREGGREGLLPFLESKTMILDAMPRGLDI, encoded by the coding sequence ATAACCCCTGCAACGATTGCTCCGCTCGAGCATCCTGATCGTCTATTCATAAATGGCGACTGGGTTAAACCAGCCGGCACCGGCATGATCGACGTGATCGATAGCGCGAGCGAAAATATCTTCGCTCGCGTTGCCGAGGCGGGCAATGGCGATATTGATCGGGCCGTTGTGGCGGCGCGGAGAGCTTTTGACGAGGGCCCGTGGCCGCGCATGTCGCACTCCCAGCGCGCCGGTTTTCTCCACGCGATCGCGGACGAACTCGACGCCAGGGTGACTGACCTTGCTCATATCTGGACATCGGAATCCGGTATTCTTGCCAGTGATGCGTCACAAGGCTCGGCTGGTTTGGGGCCATTTTTCCGATATTATGCCGACTTGGCGGAGACTTTTCCATTCGTGGAGCGGCACACACCGTCGCAAGGCAATGTTGGATTGCTCGTACGCGAGCCGGTTGGAGTGGTCGCTGCGATTATTCCCTGGAACGGGCCTGCCTTCCTGCTTGCCGCCAAATGCGCCCCTGCATTGCTGGCGGGATGCACCATCGTTTTAAAGGCGTCTCCAGAAGCTCCGGCATCGGCCTATCTGTTCGCCGAGATTTGCGGGAAGGTGGGCATACCGAAAGGGGTCGTTAACGTCCTGACCGCCGACCGGGAGGTTTCGGAACTGCTCGTGCGACACAGCGGCGTTGATAAGGTGACATTTACCGGATCGACCGCAGCAGGTCGGCGTATCGCCTCGATCTGCGGTGACCGCGTGGCGCGGTGTACGCTGGAATTGGGCGGCAAGTCGGCCGGCGTTATTTTGGATGATTATGATCTTGAATCCGCTGCTACGACGATAGCGGCGGCCGCCCCCTATCTTGCCGGACAGGTTTGCGCCTCGCTCACTCGCATCATTGTCAGCCGATCACGCCACGATGCGTTTGTCGAAGCTCTTGCCGCGTCCTTTGGTTCGCTTAGAGTAGGTGATCCCAACGATGCCGCCTCTCAGATGGGGCCGCTTGCCACGGGCCGTCAGCGCGAACGCGTTGAAAGCTGTGTTGCACAGGGGAAGGCGGACGGCGCCTTGCTAGTCGCGGGCGGGAAACGCCCTCCCCAATTTGATCGTGGTTTCTATTTCGAACCAACCGTGTTTGCAAACGTCGATAACAACCTTGCCATCGCTCAAAAGGAGATTTTTGGTCCTGTCCTCTGTGTTATTCCCGTCGATGATGAGAGGGATGCGATCAAAATTGCTAATGATACGATTTACGGACTGAATGCATCGGTATTCACGAACGATATTGACCGGGCTTACAGCTTTGGGCGTAAACTTCGATCGGGTACGGTTGGCCACAACAGCTATCGGAATGATTTTACCATTGCTTTTGGCGGTTTCAAGCAATCCGGAATTGGCCGCGAAGGCGGGAGGGAGGGTTTGCTTCCCTTCCTCGAATCTAAGACGATGATTCTCGATGCCATGCCTCGCGGACTTGATATTTAG
- a CDS encoding IS3-like element ISSpma3 family transposase (programmed frameshift), with product MKRLRFSEEQIIGVLKEAEAGAKTGELARRHGVSEATIYNWKAKYGGLEVSEAKRLRSLEDENAKLKRLLADSMLDNAALKDLLNKKMVTPAVQREAVAHLQACHGMSERRACRVTGADRKSMRYRSQRGDDAEVREKLRELAQQRRRFGYRRLHILLRREGVMINRKKTQRLYREEGLMVRRRRNRRRAIGARAPAPVLALPNQRWSLDFVHDQMASGRRFRVLNIVDDVTRECLRAVPDTSISGRRVVRELSDLIEERGRPGMIVSDNGTELTSNAVLAWCGEVGVEWHYIAPGKPMQNGYVESFNGRMRDELLNETLFLDLDHARTVIAAWAEDYNQSRPHSALGYETPAAFAAELHKQWPAQLRPSGSAAQAIAYTALMRNKAAGL from the exons ATGAAGCGTTTGAGGTTTTCGGAAGAGCAGATCATCGGGGTATTGAAGGAAGCGGAGGCGGGCGCGAAGACCGGCGAGCTGGCGCGGCGACACGGGGTGTCGGAAGCAACGATCTACAACTGGAAGGCCAAGTATGGCGGCCTGGAGGTGTCCGAGGCGAAGCGGCTGCGCTCGCTCGAGGACGAGAACGCGAAGCTGAAGCGGCTGCTTGCGGACTCGATGCTCGACAATGCGGCGCTGAAGGATCTTCTCA ACAAAAAAATGGTGACGCCCGCCGTTCAGCGGGAAGCGGTCGCCCATCTCCAGGCTTGCCATGGGATGAGCGAGCGGCGGGCGTGCCGTGTCACAGGGGCCGATCGGAAGAGCATGCGCTACCGGTCGCAGCGTGGTGACGATGCCGAGGTTCGGGAGAAGCTGCGCGAGCTGGCGCAGCAGCGTCGCCGGTTCGGTTATCGACGCCTGCATATCCTGCTGCGCCGGGAGGGCGTGATGATCAACAGGAAGAAGACTCAGCGCCTGTATCGGGAGGAAGGACTGATGGTCCGACGAAGACGTAACCGGCGCCGGGCGATCGGTGCTCGGGCGCCCGCACCGGTGCTGGCGCTACCGAACCAGCGGTGGAGCCTCGACTTCGTGCATGATCAGATGGCGTCAGGCCGGCGGTTCCGGGTGCTCAACATCGTCGACGACGTGACGCGGGAGTGCCTGCGCGCGGTGCCCGACACGTCGATCTCCGGGCGCCGGGTCGTGCGCGAGCTCAGCGATCTGATCGAGGAACGCGGCAGGCCGGGGATGATCGTCAGCGACAACGGGACCGAGCTGACATCGAACGCGGTGCTCGCATGGTGCGGTGAGGTCGGCGTCGAGTGGCATTATATCGCACCCGGCAAGCCGATGCAGAACGGCTATGTCGAGAGCTTCAATGGCCGGATGCGTGATGAGCTTCTGAACGAGACGCTGTTCCTCGACCTCGACCATGCCCGCACAGTGATCGCGGCCTGGGCCGAAGATTACAACCAGTCGCGGCCGCACTCGGCACTTGGATATGAGACACCGGCGGCGTTCGCCGCCGAACTGCATAAGCAATGGCCTGCGCAGCTACGCCCTTCGGGCTCCGCTGCGCAGGCCATTGCTTACACCGCGCTCATGCGCAACAAAGCTGCTGGGCTCTAA
- a CDS encoding cupin domain-containing protein — protein MTKIMIREEESCKMMTAAEFAIERFGENFDLSKFSEEALATKMRIFHEGSDLAPQLFETQMLPNAVAAVHSHEEDEIIYILAGEMIVGNRTLKRGTSLFIAANTLYGFQSGPEGLQFLNFRPHRC, from the coding sequence ATGACAAAGATTATGATAAGGGAAGAAGAGAGCTGCAAAATGATGACTGCGGCGGAGTTTGCGATCGAGAGATTTGGAGAGAACTTCGATCTCTCCAAATTCTCCGAGGAAGCGCTCGCAACCAAGATGAGGATCTTCCATGAAGGGAGTGATTTAGCTCCGCAGCTTTTCGAAACACAGATGCTTCCCAATGCGGTTGCGGCTGTCCACTCACATGAAGAAGATGAAATCATCTATATTCTCGCGGGAGAGATGATTGTAGGAAATCGAACTCTCAAGCGAGGTACATCGCTCTTTATTGCTGCAAATACTCTCTATGGGTTTCAATCTGGTCCAGAGGGGCTGCAGTTCCTTAATTTTCGGCCCCATAGATGCTGA
- a CDS encoding cupin domain-containing protein, whose product MMAVNNPGNLLRRWEQLPFIDILRGIRICVLDVVPGQDAAGPVLVCLQYPPAYEAPAHWHTVAHIEVVLSGTLYVGEMVEPEGSVRMVGAKVKYGPLSTRNDGCKVLEIFPNGSLEAVAGHDGEPGAGWLAPEVIEIGNLIGLK is encoded by the coding sequence ATGATGGCGGTCAACAATCCGGGCAATCTGCTCCGTCGCTGGGAACAGCTGCCGTTCATCGACATATTGCGCGGCATCAGGATATGCGTTCTTGACGTTGTTCCGGGTCAGGATGCGGCCGGCCCGGTTCTGGTCTGTCTGCAATACCCGCCAGCGTACGAGGCACCGGCACATTGGCACACCGTCGCGCACATCGAAGTTGTTCTGAGCGGCACGCTGTATGTCGGGGAAATGGTAGAGCCGGAAGGCTCGGTTCGAATGGTTGGCGCGAAGGTGAAGTACGGTCCCCTCTCAACCAGAAATGACGGCTGCAAGGTGCTCGAGATATTTCCGAACGGATCGCTTGAAGCGGTCGCTGGGCATGACGGCGAACCTGGAGCGGGTTGGCTCGCACCGGAAGTGATTGAGATAGGCAATTTGATCGGCCTGAAATGA
- a CDS encoding MFS transporter: MTIGTGVSAKGSDPCLPDPSDYPSPAMGWLTVAILFVLYILSLIDRNVMALMVDAIKADLHISDFQISLLQGTAFGIAYCLCAIPVGMALDRFSRRWVLFFSVILWSLAAASCGVGTSFGALLASRAAVGAGESGLSTGSYSIIGDSFPAHRVSLAMSVLIMGGVMGAGIVFLIGGPIVAAVLKGGPTVWPILGVIQPWQKVFILTAAPGLVLAFLAFLFREPPRQGHAGNRDTRLVATDFCEVRVYLRSNRTLFTAIFIGFGLTYAGMIGSQLWTPTYFGRVYGWDPAKIGIVLGITNIVAAAFMPVHGWIVDMVFRRGRQDAHLLWCLITVSIALPCGTAAYLVTDAWVAVFFYGLYMALILSTASLGAAVTQIVTPSRLRGRVSALYVLTIGLIAIAGGPSLVGFLTTEILSNDRLVGVSLIISLLCVLLPAIALFAAGQKMVPRAIDAASNGIDDRTKNLLQSISGD, from the coding sequence GTGACAATCGGCACAGGAGTATCCGCCAAAGGATCCGATCCGTGCCTCCCCGATCCATCGGACTATCCCTCTCCGGCGATGGGTTGGCTCACTGTGGCGATACTGTTCGTTCTTTACATACTATCGCTGATCGACCGCAATGTGATGGCGCTGATGGTGGACGCCATCAAGGCGGATCTACACATCAGCGATTTTCAGATCAGCCTGCTACAGGGCACCGCCTTCGGAATCGCCTACTGCCTGTGCGCTATTCCCGTCGGTATGGCGCTCGACCGGTTCAGCCGAAGATGGGTGCTGTTCTTCTCTGTCATCCTTTGGAGTCTGGCGGCGGCGTCCTGCGGCGTGGGGACCTCTTTCGGCGCGCTATTGGCTTCGCGGGCCGCAGTAGGCGCCGGCGAATCGGGCTTAAGCACAGGCAGCTATTCTATAATCGGCGATAGCTTCCCTGCTCATCGGGTCTCGCTCGCAATGTCTGTGTTGATAATGGGCGGGGTTATGGGAGCCGGAATCGTTTTTCTCATCGGTGGCCCTATCGTCGCTGCGGTCCTGAAGGGAGGCCCCACTGTGTGGCCAATCCTCGGTGTGATTCAGCCCTGGCAGAAAGTTTTCATCCTGACAGCTGCCCCCGGCCTCGTGCTCGCATTCTTGGCATTCCTGTTCCGCGAGCCACCTCGACAGGGCCATGCTGGCAATCGGGATACCAGGCTCGTTGCAACGGATTTCTGCGAAGTGCGGGTCTATTTGCGATCCAATCGCACTCTATTCACCGCAATCTTCATCGGCTTTGGACTGACCTATGCTGGCATGATTGGCTCGCAACTTTGGACACCGACTTATTTCGGCAGGGTCTATGGGTGGGATCCCGCCAAGATTGGCATCGTTCTGGGCATCACCAATATTGTCGCTGCGGCCTTCATGCCGGTTCACGGATGGATCGTGGATATGGTGTTCCGGCGCGGTCGCCAAGACGCGCACCTGCTTTGGTGCTTGATCACTGTCTCGATAGCGCTGCCTTGTGGGACGGCGGCATATCTCGTCACAGACGCATGGGTAGCCGTGTTCTTCTATGGCTTATACATGGCTTTAATTCTTTCGACGGCGAGCCTAGGTGCCGCCGTCACTCAAATCGTCACGCCATCACGGTTGCGCGGACGCGTATCCGCGCTTTACGTGCTGACGATCGGTCTGATCGCGATTGCCGGTGGACCGTCACTGGTAGGCTTCCTCACTACGGAAATTCTGAGTAACGACCGGCTGGTCGGCGTTTCACTGATCATCTCTCTGCTGTGCGTGCTGTTGCCTGCCATTGCGCTGTTTGCAGCGGGTCAGAAGATGGTGCCGCGGGCGATCGACGCTGCGAGCAACGGCATTGACGATCGAACGAAGAATTTGCTTCAGAGCATAAGTGGAGATTAG
- a CDS encoding SMP-30/gluconolactonase/LRE family protein: MDFEIVGEGFMVPEGPVAFPDDSVVFVEIAGGRLTRLWGDGRSEVVATLGGGPNGAALGPDGALYVCNNGGFTWERDAQGKLVIIGTKTSDYQGGRIERVDLSTGKFERIYTHCGDRMLKGPNDLVIDKSGGIWFSDYGKHTHDTRDLSGLFYAHCDGSKIECVVDGELSLNGVGLSPDESTVYVADTMSARLWAYDLEAPGVVQRPTDERDNPLLLGGIVPARLAATVPGNVLIDSLAVTEAGNVCVGTLLDGGISTIFPDGTSRHDAFPDVLCTNICFGGADRRTAYVTLSKTGRIARARWPEPGLALNFNPY, translated from the coding sequence ATGGATTTCGAAATAGTGGGCGAGGGTTTTATGGTGCCTGAAGGCCCTGTCGCTTTTCCAGATGACTCGGTGGTTTTCGTCGAGATTGCCGGCGGAAGACTGACCCGACTTTGGGGCGATGGCCGTTCCGAAGTCGTCGCAACACTCGGCGGCGGGCCAAATGGCGCGGCGTTGGGGCCGGATGGGGCGCTTTACGTCTGCAACAACGGCGGTTTCACGTGGGAACGTGACGCGCAGGGGAAGCTTGTGATCATTGGCACCAAAACCTCCGACTATCAGGGCGGCCGCATCGAGCGTGTGGATCTTTCGACGGGAAAGTTCGAACGGATATATACACATTGTGGTGACCGCATGCTGAAGGGTCCAAATGACCTGGTCATCGACAAAAGCGGGGGTATCTGGTTCTCCGACTATGGAAAACACACGCACGACACGCGCGATCTTTCCGGCCTTTTCTATGCACACTGCGACGGCTCGAAGATCGAGTGCGTAGTTGACGGCGAGCTTTCGCTGAACGGCGTAGGCCTGTCGCCCGACGAAAGCACAGTCTATGTGGCCGACACGATGAGCGCGCGCCTTTGGGCTTATGACCTTGAAGCGCCCGGCGTCGTACAGCGACCAACGGACGAGAGAGACAATCCGCTGCTTCTGGGGGGCATCGTTCCGGCGCGCCTAGCCGCGACCGTGCCGGGCAATGTCCTAATCGACAGTCTTGCCGTTACCGAAGCCGGTAACGTCTGTGTGGGAACGCTGCTCGATGGCGGCATCTCGACGATCTTTCCTGACGGCACTAGCCGACACGATGCCTTCCCGGACGTCTTGTGCACCAACATCTGCTTTGGCGGCGCGGATCGGCGAACGGCCTATGTTACGCTGTCCAAAACCGGACGGATCGCTCGAGCACGATGGCCGGAGCCCGGACTGGCACTCAACTTCAATCCCTATTGA